Proteins from a genomic interval of Chryseobacterium indologenes:
- the aroQ gene encoding gamma subclass chorismate mutase AroQ has translation MMKVVFKFLLIIFCLGSTVSCLTHYDEKNNAELLLKLIDKRLKVSPLVAKSKWNTKAPIDDPVREKVILDSVKIKAQKMGIDENLAVQFFQAQFEAGKIVQRQLHSRWQIQNQASFNPVPNLATEVRPVLDRLTPLLLLELKKNNPHTLNAQSIKILRKEARKIISPEFTDDVVETAIQPLEIAVTSK, from the coding sequence ATGATGAAAGTAGTGTTTAAGTTTCTATTAATTATCTTCTGCTTGGGAAGTACTGTATCATGCCTGACCCATTATGATGAGAAGAACAATGCCGAACTATTGCTGAAACTGATTGATAAAAGACTGAAGGTCTCACCTTTGGTTGCGAAAAGCAAATGGAATACAAAAGCTCCTATTGATGATCCCGTGCGAGAAAAAGTTATTCTGGACAGTGTGAAAATTAAAGCCCAGAAAATGGGAATTGATGAAAACCTGGCGGTTCAGTTTTTTCAGGCACAGTTTGAAGCCGGTAAAATAGTACAAAGGCAATTGCATAGCCGGTGGCAAATTCAAAATCAGGCATCTTTCAATCCGGTTCCGAATCTTGCTACAGAAGTTCGTCCTGTCTTGGATCGTCTTACTCCTCTGTTGTTACTGGAACTGAAAAAAAATAACCCTCATACTCTGAATGCTCAGTCAATAAAGATATTAAGAAAAGAAGCAAGAAAGATAATTAGCCCGGAATTTACCGATGACGTTGTGGAAACGGCGATACAACCTCTTGAAATCGCTGTCACATCAAAATAA
- a CDS encoding transcriptional repressor, translated as MKQVRNTHAKTEILNLINGSDVALTHADIQKKLGDLCNRVTIYRVLERLENEGEIHKIVNIDGVVNFAKCSGKCTHEEHFHNHVHFNCKECHSVTCIENAIPEISLPERFIPQEYNFIISGICPKCGEKE; from the coding sequence ATGAAACAAGTAAGAAATACGCACGCCAAAACTGAAATTCTGAACCTTATCAACGGGTCTGATGTAGCGCTTACCCATGCGGATATTCAAAAGAAATTAGGAGACCTATGCAATAGAGTTACCATTTACAGGGTGCTTGAAAGACTTGAAAATGAGGGTGAAATTCACAAAATTGTCAATATTGACGGAGTAGTGAATTTTGCCAAATGCAGTGGAAAATGTACCCATGAAGAGCATTTTCATAACCATGTTCATTTTAATTGCAAAGAATGCCATTCCGTAACGTGTATTGAAAATGCGATTCCGGAAATCAGTTTGCCGGAACGTTTTATTCCCCAGGAATATAATTTTATCATCAGCGGAATTTGTCCGAAATGCGGAGAAAAAGAATGA
- a CDS encoding MerC domain-containing protein, translated as MKSKILDAVGISAAVLCLIHCIIFPLLLIIPLGISHNPYIDLAFLIIGAAVVYRVTKHMTNIWLKFIFCLSILLISISVFVDLLFEIHIPLIYVGAAGLIIAHIINFKNHKH; from the coding sequence ATGAAATCGAAAATTCTGGACGCAGTAGGAATATCCGCCGCTGTATTATGTCTGATTCACTGCATTATCTTTCCGCTTTTACTGATTATTCCTTTAGGGATATCCCATAATCCTTATATTGATCTGGCTTTTCTTATCATCGGAGCTGCCGTAGTGTATAGAGTCACGAAACACATGACCAACATATGGTTAAAATTTATATTTTGCCTCTCTATTCTGCTCATTTCCATTTCGGTATTTGTAGACCTCCTATTTGAAATTCATATTCCTTTAATCTATGTAGGAGCTGCCGGACTCATTATCGCGCACATTATCAATTTTAAGAATCATAAACACTAA
- a CDS encoding CoA-acylating methylmalonate-semialdehyde dehydrogenase: MSQKIKILIDGNFQDSKATEYLPVENPATQEILAEVPLTHTEEIDEAIEAAREAFKTWKEVATPERARLFLKYQQLLKEHQKEIAEILSQENGKTFADAMGDVWRGIEVVEHACNIPSLMMGETVENVARGVDTYSYIQPLGVCAGITPFNFPAMIPLWMFPMAVACGNTFILKPSEQTPMTSMKMAELFLQAGFPKGVLNIVHGSKDQVNHILNHPEIKAISFVGSVPVAEHVYRTGTANLKRVQAFGGAKNHMVVMPDANKTQVINNLVGASCGAAGQRCMAISVAVLVGEAQQWVDDIKKALSTIKPGVWSDESAAYGPLINKQSKEKVLRLIKSAYDQGAEVLLDGSDCHVEGYENGYFVGPTLFNNVSAEMDIYQEEIFGPALLLLKAETLDEAIRIINANPYGNGTSIFTNSGAAARKFQHEIEVGQIGVNLPIPVPLPFFSFTGWRKSFFGDLHSYGKQGVRFYTETKTITARWFEEDVPGGNVNMTINLK, translated from the coding sequence ATGTCGCAAAAAATAAAAATATTAATTGACGGAAATTTTCAGGACAGTAAAGCAACTGAATATCTTCCGGTAGAAAATCCTGCTACACAGGAGATTCTTGCAGAGGTTCCTTTAACCCACACAGAGGAGATAGACGAAGCTATTGAAGCGGCCCGTGAAGCTTTTAAAACCTGGAAAGAAGTAGCCACACCGGAAAGAGCCAGATTATTTCTTAAATATCAGCAACTCTTGAAAGAACATCAAAAAGAGATTGCTGAAATTCTGTCCCAGGAAAATGGAAAAACCTTTGCCGATGCTATGGGAGATGTTTGGAGAGGAATTGAAGTAGTGGAACATGCCTGCAATATTCCAAGCCTGATGATGGGAGAAACCGTAGAAAATGTAGCAAGGGGAGTGGATACCTACAGTTACATCCAGCCATTGGGTGTTTGTGCAGGAATTACCCCATTTAATTTTCCGGCTATGATTCCGTTATGGATGTTCCCGATGGCTGTTGCCTGTGGAAATACCTTTATTTTAAAACCTTCTGAGCAGACTCCCATGACTTCCATGAAAATGGCCGAGCTGTTTTTACAGGCAGGTTTTCCAAAGGGCGTTTTGAATATTGTTCATGGTTCGAAAGACCAGGTCAATCATATCCTCAACCATCCTGAAATCAAAGCAATTTCCTTTGTAGGATCCGTTCCGGTGGCAGAACATGTTTATCGTACGGGAACTGCCAATCTGAAGAGAGTTCAGGCTTTTGGAGGGGCTAAAAATCATATGGTGGTAATGCCTGATGCCAATAAAACCCAGGTGATCAATAATCTGGTGGGAGCTTCTTGTGGAGCAGCCGGCCAGCGTTGTATGGCGATCAGCGTTGCTGTTTTGGTAGGTGAGGCACAGCAGTGGGTTGATGATATCAAAAAAGCGTTAAGCACGATCAAACCTGGCGTATGGTCGGATGAATCTGCAGCATACGGTCCTTTAATCAATAAACAATCTAAAGAAAAAGTTTTAAGATTAATAAAATCGGCCTACGATCAGGGTGCTGAAGTCCTGTTAGACGGAAGCGACTGCCATGTTGAAGGCTATGAAAACGGATATTTTGTAGGCCCAACCTTGTTTAATAATGTTTCTGCAGAAATGGATATTTATCAAGAAGAAATCTTTGGACCGGCATTGTTGCTTTTAAAAGCAGAAACTTTAGATGAAGCTATTCGGATCATCAATGCGAATCCCTACGGCAATGGGACTTCCATATTTACCAATTCGGGAGCCGCAGCCAGAAAATTCCAGCACGAAATTGAAGTAGGGCAAATAGGGGTGAACCTTCCTATTCCCGTTCCGCTTCCGTTTTTCTCATTTACAGGATGGCGGAAATCATTCTTTGGCGATTTGCATTCCTACGGGAAGCAGGGAGTCCGTTTTTATACAGAAACCAAGACCATTACGGCACGATGGTTTGAAGAAGACGTACCGGGAGGTAATGTCAATATGACAATCAACCTTAAGTAG
- a CDS encoding transporter suffix domain-containing protein, which translates to MPKEKFSLKNKPEYIFLVLGTLCLAAVPALFLLDFPNKAATILIVLICGEILFLITIALSGKGYTDKIKESFTGFFRVRQKLRNKKN; encoded by the coding sequence ATGCCGAAAGAAAAATTCAGCCTTAAAAACAAACCAGAATATATTTTCCTGGTTCTGGGAACGTTATGCCTGGCAGCAGTTCCTGCTCTTTTTCTTTTGGATTTTCCCAATAAAGCTGCAACAATTCTGATAGTACTGATCTGTGGGGAAATTTTATTTCTGATTACTATTGCCCTTTCCGGAAAAGGTTATACTGATAAAATAAAGGAATCTTTTACCGGGTTTTTTAGAGTAAGACAAAAGTTAAGAAACAAGAAAAACTGA
- a CDS encoding acyl-CoA dehydrogenase family protein translates to MEFNLNEDQRAFQDAARRFAEKELFPFASEWDAKKIFPREAITKAGALGFCGVYTGEENGGLGLSRLDAAIIFEELAAACPSTTAYITIHNMVSWMIDQFGKDPVRQQLCPELASGRLLGSYCLTEPGSGSDAAGLKTTAVKKGNKYIINGTKAFISGAGESDILIVMARTGDEPGAKGISAFIVPAQTKGISFGEKEKKLGWNTQPTRFVFLDHVEIDENFLLGKLGEGFKIALKGLDGGRINIGTCSVGAAQGAINQAQRYMHERQQFGKSLSQFQSLQFKIADMATELVAARQMVHLAAFKLDSQDPNATTYCAMAKRLATDMSFNICNEALQILGGYGCTQDFPVERLMRDARVHQVVEGTNEIMKLVISRKMLEEGATLQIR, encoded by the coding sequence ATGGAATTTAACCTAAATGAAGACCAGCGGGCATTCCAGGATGCAGCCAGAAGATTTGCTGAAAAAGAACTCTTTCCATTTGCCTCTGAATGGGATGCGAAGAAGATATTTCCACGGGAAGCCATTACCAAAGCCGGAGCGCTCGGATTTTGCGGGGTTTATACCGGAGAGGAAAACGGAGGGCTGGGATTGTCCAGATTAGATGCTGCCATTATATTTGAGGAATTAGCAGCTGCGTGCCCGTCCACTACAGCCTACATCACCATTCATAATATGGTTTCATGGATGATTGATCAGTTTGGAAAAGACCCTGTAAGGCAGCAGCTATGTCCTGAACTGGCTTCTGGAAGACTCTTAGGTTCCTATTGCCTTACAGAACCGGGATCGGGCTCTGATGCTGCCGGATTGAAAACAACAGCCGTAAAAAAAGGAAACAAATACATCATCAACGGAACAAAAGCTTTTATTTCAGGAGCCGGAGAAAGTGATATCCTCATTGTGATGGCCCGTACAGGTGATGAACCGGGAGCCAAAGGAATCAGCGCTTTCATTGTACCGGCACAGACAAAAGGAATCAGCTTTGGTGAAAAAGAAAAAAAATTAGGATGGAATACACAGCCGACCCGTTTCGTATTTCTGGATCACGTAGAAATCGATGAAAATTTTCTGCTGGGTAAACTGGGAGAAGGTTTCAAAATTGCATTGAAGGGTCTGGACGGTGGCAGGATCAATATCGGAACATGCTCAGTAGGAGCAGCCCAGGGAGCTATCAATCAGGCACAGCGATATATGCATGAAAGACAGCAGTTTGGAAAATCACTTTCCCAGTTTCAGTCTCTTCAGTTTAAAATAGCAGATATGGCCACTGAACTTGTCGCTGCCCGTCAGATGGTGCACCTTGCAGCATTTAAGCTTGATTCTCAGGACCCGAATGCGACAACGTATTGTGCCATGGCCAAAAGACTGGCTACAGATATGTCTTTTAATATTTGTAATGAAGCTTTGCAGATACTCGGAGGCTATGGATGTACCCAGGATTTCCCTGTAGAACGGCTGATGCGTGATGCACGGGTACATCAGGTGGTAGAAGGAACCAACGAAATTATGAAGCTCGTTATTTCACGTAAAATGCTGGAAGAAGGAGCTACTTTACAAATCAGATAA
- a CDS encoding bifunctional 2-methylcitrate dehydratase/aconitate hydratase: protein MSSHISNERPQPDKVLADIADYVLNYEIKNDLAWKTAHYCLLDTLGCGLEALTYPACTKLLGPIVKGTVVPHGAKVPGTQFQLDPVQAAFNIGAIVRWLDFNDTWLAAEWGHPSDNLGGILATADWLSRTQIAEGKTPLKMKQVLEAMIMAHEIQGVMALENSFNKVGLDHVLLVKLASTAVVGKLIGLTRDELINAVSLAFVDGQSLRTYRHAPNTGSRKSWAAGDATSRAVRLALIAKTGEMGYPSVLTAKTWGFYDVSFKGNEFKFQREYGSYVMENVLFKISFPAEFHSQTAVEAAMTLHQQLKDLGKTTDDIKKVTIRTHEAAIRIIDKKGPLNNPADRDHCIQYMVAVPMIHGRLTAADYEDNIASDPRIDLLRDKIECVEDTQFTTDYHDPEKRSIANAVTVELHDGTVLDEIVVEYPIGHKRRREEGIPELIKKYKVNLARIFPEKQQKLVLENSLEYDKLISLDVNEFVDLLVI, encoded by the coding sequence ATGAGTTCACACATTTCAAATGAAAGACCGCAACCGGATAAAGTATTGGCAGATATTGCGGATTATGTACTAAACTATGAAATCAAAAACGACTTGGCCTGGAAAACGGCTCATTACTGTCTTTTAGATACCCTGGGGTGTGGGTTGGAAGCACTCACTTATCCAGCCTGCACCAAACTTTTAGGACCTATCGTAAAAGGAACCGTGGTTCCTCATGGGGCAAAGGTTCCCGGTACTCAGTTTCAGTTAGATCCCGTACAGGCAGCTTTCAATATCGGTGCTATTGTCCGTTGGCTGGATTTTAATGATACATGGCTGGCTGCTGAATGGGGGCATCCTTCCGATAATCTTGGAGGTATCCTGGCCACAGCAGACTGGTTATCCAGAACGCAGATTGCGGAAGGAAAGACCCCTTTAAAAATGAAGCAGGTGTTGGAAGCAATGATTATGGCGCATGAGATCCAGGGCGTGATGGCGCTGGAAAACTCTTTCAATAAAGTAGGTCTTGATCACGTGTTATTGGTAAAACTGGCTTCTACAGCAGTAGTGGGAAAATTGATCGGCCTAACCCGCGATGAATTGATTAATGCTGTTTCATTGGCTTTTGTAGACGGACAGTCATTAAGAACATACCGTCATGCCCCGAACACCGGTTCCCGTAAATCATGGGCTGCAGGTGATGCGACTTCAAGAGCCGTACGTCTGGCACTCATCGCCAAAACCGGAGAAATGGGTTATCCTTCCGTTCTAACTGCTAAAACATGGGGATTCTATGATGTTTCATTCAAAGGAAATGAATTTAAATTCCAGAGAGAATACGGTTCTTACGTCATGGAAAATGTATTATTTAAAATCTCTTTCCCTGCCGAATTTCATTCACAAACTGCCGTAGAAGCAGCCATGACATTACATCAGCAATTAAAAGACCTTGGAAAAACAACAGATGATATTAAAAAAGTAACGATCCGTACTCACGAAGCGGCTATCAGAATTATCGATAAAAAAGGACCTTTAAATAACCCTGCAGACCGTGACCACTGTATTCAGTATATGGTAGCAGTACCTATGATTCACGGAAGACTGACGGCAGCAGATTATGAAGATAATATTGCTTCGGATCCTAGAATTGATCTTCTTCGTGATAAAATAGAATGTGTGGAAGACACTCAGTTTACCACAGATTATCACGATCCTGAAAAACGTTCCATCGCTAATGCGGTAACCGTAGAGCTTCATGACGGGACAGTGTTGGATGAAATTGTGGTAGAATATCCTATCGGTCACAAACGGAGAAGAGAAGAGGGAATTCCCGAACTGATCAAAAAATATAAAGTCAATCTTGCCCGTATTTTCCCGGAAAAACAACAGAAACTGGTATTGGAAAATTCTTTGGAATATGACAAACTCATCAGCCTTGATGTCAATGAATTTGTTGACCTGCTGGTAATTTAA
- a CDS encoding phosphatidylserine decarboxylase family protein, with translation MNHVKYRVGKWLPSDRSFLNNWIEKKVHQVKQTRLPLSSAVNALREAIYNDPTLYMSFTSMYDEIPQGYNEPVKNFETMLLIINQVLNEAPCYSTIEDSIGLVGFPINAILDWAMGTQAGYLTFLHPVVNEKLSVILAEWKTFLESPASQYVLVNGPVTQPQPDYTNPIGWFSQPALEAIAAMDPLRGKGNNPQDALQNFIYNYQCQPDQPHFGYKSWDDFFTRQFNPGVREVSPEDQDPSVIVNACESAPYNVVTNAKMKDKFWMKGQPYSLIDIMNNHELAQQFGDNSTVYQAFLCAKTYHRWNSPVDGKIVAIQNVPGTYYAEAPVEGYDPSGPNDSQGYITELAARALIFIQSDNEKIGLMCFVAVGMAEVSSCEIMVTEGQQVKKGDPIGTFHFGGSTHCLIFRPDVNIDFDFHGQTPCLNTYNIPLKARIGVVS, from the coding sequence ATGAATCATGTAAAGTACAGGGTAGGGAAATGGCTTCCCTCCGACAGAAGTTTTCTCAATAACTGGATCGAGAAAAAAGTACATCAGGTAAAGCAGACCAGACTTCCTCTCAGCTCTGCAGTCAATGCACTAAGGGAGGCTATTTATAATGATCCTACTTTATACATGAGCTTTACAAGCATGTATGATGAAATTCCGCAAGGCTACAATGAGCCCGTTAAAAACTTTGAAACTATGTTGCTTATCATCAATCAGGTCTTAAACGAAGCTCCCTGTTACAGTACTATAGAAGACAGTATAGGATTGGTTGGCTTTCCTATCAATGCAATTCTGGACTGGGCGATGGGTACTCAGGCAGGATACCTCACTTTCCTTCATCCTGTAGTGAATGAAAAACTAAGCGTTATCCTGGCAGAATGGAAAACCTTTCTGGAATCTCCGGCCTCACAATATGTTTTGGTTAATGGGCCTGTCACCCAGCCACAGCCGGATTATACGAACCCGATCGGATGGTTTTCACAGCCGGCTCTTGAAGCTATTGCAGCCATGGATCCCTTGAGAGGAAAGGGGAATAATCCGCAGGATGCGTTACAAAATTTTATTTACAATTACCAATGCCAGCCGGATCAGCCGCATTTCGGATATAAAAGCTGGGACGATTTTTTTACCAGACAGTTCAATCCTGGAGTACGGGAGGTAAGCCCCGAAGATCAGGACCCGTCAGTAATTGTTAATGCTTGCGAATCTGCCCCTTATAATGTGGTTACCAATGCTAAAATGAAAGATAAATTCTGGATGAAAGGCCAGCCTTATTCTTTGATTGATATTATGAATAATCATGAGCTGGCACAGCAGTTTGGAGATAACAGCACAGTTTATCAGGCGTTTTTATGCGCCAAAACCTATCACAGGTGGAATAGTCCTGTAGACGGAAAAATAGTAGCCATTCAGAATGTTCCGGGAACTTACTATGCAGAAGCCCCTGTTGAAGGCTATGACCCATCAGGACCGAATGATTCTCAGGGATATATTACAGAATTGGCAGCCCGCGCATTGATTTTTATTCAATCCGATAATGAAAAAATAGGATTAATGTGTTTTGTAGCGGTTGGAATGGCGGAAGTGTCGAGTTGTGAAATTATGGTTACAGAAGGTCAACAAGTAAAAAAAGGAGATCCTATCGGTACCTTCCATTTTGGAGGCTCCACTCATTGCCTGATTTTCAGACCGGATGTCAATATTGATTTTGATTTTCATGGGCAGACGCCATGCTTAAATACTTACAATATCCCTTTAAAAGCGAGAATCGGTGTAGTTTCATAA
- the prpB gene encoding methylisocitrate lyase has protein sequence MTKNERLESPGLRFREAMQKENPLQIVGTINANHALLAQQAGFNAIYLSGGGVAAGSLGIPDLGITTLEDVLTDIQRITNVCDLPLIVDVDTGFGPSAFNVARTVKSLIKAGAAALHIEDQVGAKRCGHRPGKEIVSKDEMSDRLKAAVDARTDDQFVIGARTDAFAVEGLDKTIERAIAYKDAGADFIFAEAVPDISLYQKFVDATGIPVLANITEFGMIRMYTVDELKKAGVELILYPLSAFRAANKAAQNVFEHIRKDGTQAHVLNTMQTREELYTSIGYHDYEQKLDNLFKKNNDVNK, from the coding sequence ATGACTAAAAATGAACGCTTAGAGTCGCCCGGACTGCGGTTTCGGGAGGCGATGCAAAAAGAAAATCCTCTCCAGATTGTAGGTACCATCAATGCCAATCATGCATTATTGGCACAGCAGGCAGGTTTCAATGCCATTTATCTTTCGGGAGGAGGAGTTGCTGCCGGTTCTTTGGGAATTCCCGATCTGGGAATCACCACCCTAGAAGATGTATTGACAGATATTCAGCGCATTACCAATGTTTGTGATTTGCCGCTGATAGTTGATGTAGATACGGGCTTTGGACCTTCAGCATTTAATGTTGCCAGAACAGTCAAGTCTCTTATTAAGGCCGGTGCTGCAGCGCTTCACATTGAAGATCAGGTGGGAGCTAAACGCTGCGGACATCGTCCCGGAAAGGAAATTGTAAGTAAGGATGAAATGTCAGACAGGTTAAAAGCCGCTGTCGATGCCCGAACAGACGATCAGTTTGTCATAGGGGCCAGAACAGATGCTTTTGCAGTTGAAGGCTTGGATAAAACAATTGAAAGAGCCATTGCTTACAAAGATGCCGGTGCAGATTTCATTTTTGCAGAAGCCGTTCCTGATATCAGTTTGTATCAGAAATTTGTAGATGCTACCGGAATTCCTGTATTGGCAAACATTACAGAATTTGGGATGATCCGGATGTATACGGTCGACGAGCTTAAAAAAGCTGGAGTAGAGCTTATTCTTTATCCCCTATCAGCTTTCAGGGCGGCTAATAAAGCGGCTCAAAATGTTTTTGAGCACATCCGCAAAGACGGTACACAAGCTCATGTACTCAATACCATGCAAACCAGAGAAGAACTCTACACAAGCATCGGATACCATGATTATGAACAAAAATTAGATAACCTTTTTAAAAAGAATAATGATGTCAACAAGTAA
- a CDS encoding GTP-binding protein has protein sequence MSKKLPVTVLSGFLGAGKTTLLNHILHNKDGLKVAVIVNDMSEINIDARLVENQNTLSRTEEKLVEMSNGCICCTLREDLMVEVERLAKEERFDYLLIESTGISEPVPVAQTFTYVDEESGIDLSRFSYVDTMVTVVDCFNFIKDFGSAELLADRDLTDMEGDYRTIVNLLTDQIEFANVIILNKTDLVDPETLGFLKAALQKLNPEAKILQSEFSQIDWQEIINTRLFDFDKAQASAGWQKELQNGHHTPETEEYGISSLVFRNKRPFHPMRLWEYLNESYPQGTLRAKGLFWLASRPDDALNFSQAGGSFRLEKAGVWWGSMPMSHRVQYASFIENQDFIESRWDKDWGDRINELVFIGQNLNKDEILNDLQNCLISDTEKEYLEHGESFYDPFPKNI, from the coding sequence ATGAGTAAAAAACTTCCTGTAACGGTACTAAGCGGCTTTCTGGGAGCCGGAAAAACCACACTCTTAAATCATATTCTGCATAATAAAGACGGCTTAAAAGTAGCAGTTATTGTCAATGATATGAGTGAAATCAATATCGATGCACGTTTAGTGGAAAATCAGAATACTCTTTCCCGGACAGAAGAAAAACTGGTAGAAATGAGCAATGGCTGCATCTGCTGTACGTTGAGAGAAGACCTTATGGTGGAAGTAGAGCGCCTTGCTAAAGAAGAACGATTTGATTATCTGCTTATTGAAAGTACAGGGATCAGCGAACCCGTTCCCGTAGCACAAACTTTTACTTATGTAGATGAAGAAAGCGGAATTGATCTTTCCCGTTTCAGCTATGTGGATACAATGGTAACAGTGGTTGATTGTTTCAATTTCATCAAAGATTTCGGCTCTGCAGAACTTCTTGCTGACCGCGATCTTACCGATATGGAAGGCGATTACAGAACTATTGTTAATCTTCTGACCGATCAGATAGAATTTGCCAATGTTATTATTTTAAACAAAACCGACCTGGTAGATCCTGAAACATTGGGATTCTTAAAGGCTGCTCTTCAAAAATTGAACCCTGAGGCTAAAATCCTGCAGTCAGAATTCAGCCAGATTGATTGGCAGGAGATTATCAACACCCGGCTTTTTGATTTTGATAAGGCACAGGCCTCTGCAGGATGGCAAAAAGAACTACAAAACGGGCATCATACCCCTGAGACCGAAGAATATGGAATAAGCTCACTGGTATTCAGAAATAAAAGACCATTCCATCCGATGCGGCTTTGGGAATATCTCAATGAGAGCTATCCGCAGGGAACTCTCAGGGCAAAAGGGCTGTTCTGGCTGGCTTCAAGACCTGATGATGCGTTGAATTTCTCCCAGGCAGGCGGTTCTTTCCGTCTGGAAAAAGCCGGAGTGTGGTGGGGAAGTATGCCTATGAGCCATAGGGTACAATATGCATCCTTTATAGAAAACCAGGATTTTATTGAAAGCAGGTGGGACAAAGATTGGGGCGACCGCATCAATGAACTGGTCTTTATAGGACAGAACCTGAATAAAGATGAAATCTTGAATGATCTTCAAAACTGTCTTATCAGTGATACAGAAAAAGAATATCTGGAACATGGGGAATCTTTTTATGATCCTTTTCCAAAGAATATTTAA
- a CDS encoding alpha/beta hydrolase, protein MENKIISIIVLLLSLTLAGQNNKPGDEYGSAREIIKDLDSIVNPNGIQERYKADIGGLKQWVYVRGQNKENPVILFVHGGPASPISPVMWMFQRPVEEYFTVVNYDQRASGKTYNANDTLKLKNTININQYVDDAIHVAELIKEKYKKKKVILVGHSWGTIISMKAALKRPDLFFAYVGIGQIINTKDNERLSVDFAVREATRLKNDAALKELASISPYPGNTAITRSRIIIARKWPQYYGGLTAYRNNSRFFFQAPLLSPEYSYNDAEAIGKGSLYTLAKVLPEFLDTDFKNIKTFPIPVFMFLGRHDYTTPSEPTAEWLKNVKAPFKKGIWFENSAHLIPIEEPGKLLVTLITDVEPVCK, encoded by the coding sequence ATGGAAAATAAGATTATATCAATCATTGTACTGTTGTTGTCGCTCACACTCGCTGGCCAGAATAACAAACCTGGTGATGAGTACGGATCAGCAAGAGAAATTATTAAAGATCTTGATTCTATTGTCAATCCCAATGGCATTCAGGAAAGATATAAAGCGGATATTGGCGGTTTAAAACAATGGGTATATGTCCGCGGGCAGAACAAAGAAAATCCTGTTATTCTATTTGTACATGGCGGTCCTGCCTCTCCCATCTCTCCTGTAATGTGGATGTTTCAGCGACCTGTTGAGGAATATTTTACCGTAGTCAATTATGATCAGAGAGCTTCAGGAAAAACATATAATGCCAATGATACTTTGAAGCTGAAAAACACAATCAATATCAATCAATATGTAGATGACGCGATCCACGTAGCTGAATTAATTAAAGAAAAATATAAAAAGAAAAAGGTGATTCTTGTAGGGCACAGCTGGGGAACAATTATTTCCATGAAAGCAGCTTTAAAAAGACCGGACTTATTTTTTGCCTATGTAGGAATCGGACAGATCATTAATACAAAAGATAATGAACGCTTAAGTGTTGATTTTGCTGTAAGAGAAGCCACCAGATTAAAAAATGATGCAGCCTTAAAAGAACTTGCTTCGATATCACCTTATCCTGGAAACACCGCGATTACAAGATCTCGTATTATTATTGCCAGAAAATGGCCTCAATATTACGGAGGACTGACAGCCTACAGGAATAATTCCAGATTTTTCTTCCAGGCACCTTTACTATCCCCTGAGTATTCCTATAATGATGCAGAAGCTATTGGCAAAGGCAGCTTATATACTCTGGCCAAAGTACTTCCCGAATTTCTGGATACTGATTTTAAAAATATAAAGACATTTCCTATTCCGGTTTTTATGTTTTTGGGAAGACATGATTATACGACCCCTTCAGAGCCTACTGCTGAATGGTTGAAAAATGTAAAGGCTCCGTTTAAAAAAGGGATATGGTTTGAAAATTCTGCTCATTTGATTCCCATAGAGGAGCCCGGAAAGTTATTGGTTACTTTAATTACTGACGTGGAACCTGTTTGTAAATAA